The Sporosarcina ureae genomic sequence ACAGGAAAAATGACACCTAAAATAGAGACAACTATTATTCGTGGTGAGAATGCCAAGAAGAAATTGGCTGAAGCGAACTTACGTTTAGTTGTCAGTATCGCAAAACGCTATGTCGGTCGCGGTATGCTATTCCTAGATTTGATTCAAGAAGGAAATATGGGCCTAATTAAAGCCGTTGAGAAATTTGACCATACGAAAGGCTTTAAATTCAGTACGTACGCAACTTGGTGGATCCGTCAGGCAATCACACGCGCAATTGCGGATCAGGCACGTACCATCCGAATTCCTGTGCATATGGTGGAAACGATCAATAAATTGATTCGTGTTCAGCGTCAATTGCTTCAAGATCTAGGACGAGAGCCTTCCCCTGAAGAAATCGGAGAAGAAATGGACTTGACTCCAGAAAAAGTTCGTGAAATCTTGAAGATTGCCCAAGAGCCGGTATCATTGGAAACACCAATTGGTGAAGAAGACGACTCCCATCTTGGCGATTTCATTGAAGACTCAGAAGCACAGTCTCCTTCAGACCATGCAGCTTATGAATTGTTAAAGGAACAACTTGAAGATGTTTTAGATACGTTAACAGATCGTGAAGAAATTGTATTACGTTTACGTTTTGGTCTAGATGATGGCCGCACACGTACGCTTGAAGAAGTGGGCAAAGTATTTGGTGTTACGCGTGAGCGTATTCGTCAGATCGAAGCAAAAGCACTTAGAAAGTTACGCCACCCATCACGCAGCAAACGACTCAAAGACTTCTTAGAATAATAGGTGCATCGGCTGGAAATAGCCGATGCTTTTTATTCTTTATTTTAAAAAAGAAGATTGATACTATTGGAGGAGAAAGGATGGCTATAGATAAGAAACAGATCATCATTTCTGAAATCCGATATTGGAAAGCCAATAAACTTCTTCCCGAACATTATTGCGATTTTCTAATTACTTTGTATGCGCAAGGGGAAGATCCCGATGAAGTGGCAGAGAAAGAATCTTCCACACTTCAAAGTGAACGCAGAAAGTTACGAGCCAAACAATTTATGATTTTGCTTATTAGCTTATTGCTTGCAGGTATAGCATCAGTGGCT encodes the following:
- the rpoD gene encoding RNA polymerase sigma factor RpoD — translated: MTKEEQTGEVELTLEEAKAAIIEAGKKTGELTLEDVTEKLASFEMEPEQFEEFLDQIEAQEIEMDRKEEVDPKAEKEEQFDLNDLSVPPGVRINDPVRMYLKEIGRVDLLTGKEEVELAIRIIDGLAAEAELEETGKMTPKIETTIIRGENAKKKLAEANLRLVVSIAKRYVGRGMLFLDLIQEGNMGLIKAVEKFDHTKGFKFSTYATWWIRQAITRAIADQARTIRIPVHMVETINKLIRVQRQLLQDLGREPSPEEIGEEMDLTPEKVREILKIAQEPVSLETPIGEEDDSHLGDFIEDSEAQSPSDHAAYELLKEQLEDVLDTLTDREEIVLRLRFGLDDGRTRTLEEVGKVFGVTRERIRQIEAKALRKLRHPSRSKRLKDFLE